One window of the Rosa rugosa chromosome 3, drRosRugo1.1, whole genome shotgun sequence genome contains the following:
- the LOC133739292 gene encoding homeobox-leucine zipper protein ATHB-8-like translates to MAVTSSSSCKELGGGGMKMQMDNGKYVRYTPEQVEALERLYHECPKPSSMRRQQLIRECPILSNIEPKQIKVWFQNRRCREKQRKEASRLQTVNRKLTAMNKLLMEENDRLQKQVSHLVYENSYFRQQTQNTTLATTDTSCESVVTSGQHHLTPQHPPRDASPAGLLSIAEETLAEFLSKATGTAVEWVQLPGMKPGPDSIGIVAISHGCTGVAARACGLVGLEPTRVSEILKDRPSWFRNCRSVDVLNVLSTGNGGTIELLYMQLYAPTTLAPARDFWLLRYTSVLEDGSLVVCERSLNNTQNGPSMPPVQNFVRAEMLPSGYLIRPCEGGGSIIHIVDHMDLEPWSVPEVLRPLYESSTLLAQKTTMAALRNLRQISQEVSQPNSNGWGRRPAALRALSQRLSKGFNEAVNGFTDEGWSILESDGVDDITLLVNSSPGKMMGANLYANGVPSMSNAVLCAKASMLLQNVPPAILLRFLREHRSEWADRSIDAYSAAAIKAGPCGMLGSRAGSFGDQVILPLAHTIEHEEFMEVIKIENMGHYRDDMMMPAADIFLLQLCSGVDENAVGTCAELVFAPIDASFSDDAPILPSGFRIIPLDSHMDAPSPNRTLDLASALEIGPTGNRSSGDNAGHCGNTKSVMTIAFQFAFEIHLQDNVASMARQYIRSIIAAVQRVALALSPSRFGSHTGFRPPPGTPEAQTLAGWICQSYRCYLGVELLKSEGSESVLKSLWHHSDAILCCSLKALPVFTFSNQAGLDMLETTLVALQDITLEKIFDDNGRKILFTEFPQIMQQGFMCLQGGICMSSMGRPISYERAVAWKVLNEEETAHCICFMFINWSFV, encoded by the exons ATGGCGgtgacatcatcatcatcgtgtAAGGAGCTAGGAGGTGGTGGGATGAAGATGCAAATGGACAATGGCAAGTACGTGAGGTACACGCCGGAGCAAGTAGAAGCCTTGGAGAGGCTCTACCATGAGTGCCCCAAACCTAGCTCTATGCGCCGGCAGCAGCTCATTCGAGAGTGCCCGATTCTCTCCAACATCGAGCCGAAGCAGATCAAAGTCTGGTTTCAGAACCGGAG GTGTAGAGAGAAGCAGAGGAAAGAGGCGTCTAGATTGCAAACGGTGAACAGAAAGCTGACGGCGATGAACAAGCTTTTGATGGAGGAAAACGATAGGTTGCAGAAACAGGTGTCGCACTTGGTCTACGAAAACAGCTATTTCCGCCAGCAGACACAGAAT ACGACTCTGGCCACAACAGACACAAGTTGTGAGTCGGTGGTGACAAGTGGTCAACACCATTTGACTCCTCAGCATCCACCGAGGGATGCCAGCCCTGCTGG ACTTTTGTCCATTGCAGAGGAGACTTTAGCAGAGTTTCTTTCAAAGGCCACTGGAACTGCTGTGGAGTGGGTCCAATTGCCTGGTATGAAG CCTGGTCCGGATTCCATTGGAATCGTTGCTATTTCTCACGGTTGCACCGGTGTGGCAGCACGTGCTTGCGGCCTGGTGGGTCTAGAACCTACAAGG GTCTCTGAAATCCTTAAAGATCGACCCTCGTGGTTCCGTAATTGTCGATCTGTGGATGTGCTAAATGTGTTGTCCACTGGAAATGGTGGAACCATTGAACTGCTGTACATGCAG CTCTATGCACCCACAACTTTGGCACCAGCTCGCGACTTCTGGTTGCTGCGCTATACATCTGTTTTGGAAGATGGTAGTCTTGtg GTCTGTGAAAGATCACTTAACAACACTCAAAATGGTCCAAGTATGCCACCGGTGCAGAATTTTGTGAGAGCAGAAATGCTGCCGAGTGGGTATCTAATTAGACCTTGTGAAGGTGGTGGATCAATCATCCACATTGTTGATCATATGGATTTAGAG CCTTGGAGTGTACCTGAAGTCTTGCGCCCGCTTTATGAGTCTTCAACACTTCTCGCTCAGAAGACAACTATGGCG gCTTTACGCAATTTGAGGCAGATTTCTCAAGAAGTTTCTCAGCCTAATTCCAATGGTTGGGGAAGGAGGCCTGCAGCTCTACGCGCTCTTAGTCAAAGATTGAGCAA GGGTTTCAACGAAGCAGTGAATGGGTTTACAGATGAGGGATGGTCTATTTTAGAAAGTGATGGTGTTGATGACATTACCCTTCTTGTGAACTCGTCTCCAGGCAAGATGATGGGTGCGAATCTTTATGCCAATGGAGTTCCATCTATGAGCAATGCAGTGTTATGTGCCAAAGCATCTATGTTACTCCAA AATGTGCCTCCAGCCATACTTCTTAGATTCTTGCGAGAACACCGATCAGAGTGGGCTGACAGAAGTATTGATGCGTATTCAGCTGCTGCTATTAAAGCTGGTCCATGTGGCATGCTAGGTTCTCGAGCTGGAAGTTTCGGGGATCAAGTTATTCTTCCACTGGCTCACACAATAGAACATGAAGAG TTCATGGAGGTCATTAAGATTGAAAATATGGGTCACTACCGGGACGATATGATGATGCCTGCAGCTGACATTTTCCTCTTGCAA CTGTGTAGTGGAGTGGATGAGAATGCTGTTGGCACCTGTGCCGAGCTAGTCTTTGCTCCTATTGATGCCTCTTTTTCTGATGATGCTCCAATTCTACCATCTGGTTTTCGCATCATTCCTCTTGATTCTCACATG GATGCCCCCAGTCCAAACCGTACGCTTGATCTTGCCTCTGCTCTTGAAATTGGACCGACAGGAAACAGATCATCTGGTGATAATGCTGGTCACTGTGGGAATACAAAATCTGTTATGACAATAGCATTCCAATTTGCATTTGAAATTCATCTCCAAGATAATGTAGCGTCCATGGCAAGGCAGTATATCCGTAGTATTATAGCAGCAGTGCAGAGGGTGGCACTGGCACTCTCCCCTTCTCGTTTTGGTTCTCATACTGGTTTTCGCCCACCACCTGGCACTCCTGAAGCACAAACACTAGCTGGTTGGATCTGTCAGAGCTATAG GTGCTATCTAGGGGTAGAACTACTAAAAAGCGAAGGAAGCGAGTCCGTTCTCAAATCCCTCTGGCATCACTCAGATGCAATCTTATGCTGCTCTTTGAAG GCTTTGCCAGTATTTACATTTTCAAACCAGGCAGGCCTCGACATGCTTGAGACCACCTTGGTTGCACTTCAAGACATTACACTGGAAAAGATTTTCGATGACAATGGAAGGAAGATCCTGTTTACTGAGTTCCCACAGATCATGCAGCAG GGTTTTATGTGTCTACAAGGTGGCATATGCATGTCAAGCATGGGAAGACCAATCTCTTATGAGAGAGCAGTGGCGTGGAAGGTGTTGAATGAAGAAGAAACTGCTCACTGTATCTGCTTCATGTTCATCAACTGGTCATTTGTTTAA
- the LOC133738626 gene encoding protein SAWADEE HOMEODOMAIN HOMOLOG 1-like codes for MDHGLRPRQREFFIGFTKGEMERMDKLVRESGEAVLAKEFCQNLAKSFNRSAGRAGKPIVKWIQVQNWFQERMQELPNILKDLQGVCPSTKAPKSKEKPKAHSKAEEKIPESELEFEARSSKDGAWYDVDMFLCHRVASAGETEVRVRFVGFGAEEDEWVNVKKAVRERSVPLENSECSSLKVGDHVLCLLEKRDQAIYYDAHIIEIHRRMHDIRGCRCLFFIRYNHDNSEEKVRLRRLCRRPIR; via the exons ATGGACCATGGCCTTCGTCCCAGACAGAGGGAGTTCTTCATTGGCTTCACAAAGGGCGAG ATGGAGAGAATGGACAAATTGGTGAGGGAATCAGGAGAAGCAGTGCTGGCCAAAGAATTTTGTCAAAATTTGGCGAAAAGTTTTAA TCGCTCTGCTGGTCGTGCTGGAAAACCAATTGTCAAATGGATTCAG GTGCAAAATTGGTTCCAGGAAAGGATGCAAGAGTTACCTAACATATTAAAAGATCTCCAGGGAGTTTGCCCTTCCACTAAGGCAcctaaaagcaaagaaaaacctAAAG CCCACTCCAAAGCAGAAGAAAAGATCCCAGAGTCAGAGTTGGAATTTGAGGCTAGGTCATCAAAGGACGGGGCATG GTATGATGTTGATATGTTCCTGTGTCACCGAGTTGCTAGTGCGGGAGAAACT GAAGTTCGTGTTAGATTTGTTGGGTTTGGAGCCGAAGAGGATGAGTGGGTTAATGTTAAAAAAGCAGTGCGAGAGCGTTCTGTACCCCTAGAGAATTCAGAATGTAGTTCATTGAAGGTTGGAGACCATGTCCTCTGCTTGCTG GAGAAGAGAGATCAAGCGATCTACTATGATGCTCATATTATAGAAATCCATCGAAGAATGCATGATATAAGGGGGTGTAGGTGTCTTTTCTTTATTCGGTATAATCATGACAACAGTGAG GAAAAAGTTCGGTTAAGGAGACTGTGTCGTCGTCCAATACGGTAG
- the LOC133741284 gene encoding uncharacterized protein LOC133741284, protein MVDHERLLARERLQIEQIRALDLEELEVEEVDDDYNDDSSADDAAAAATGRGMADEYTFNTCLASLHTYLGEVEDTHHRMAFLDGGAVLNLPIFYLEGVVLFPDATLPLRVIQPNFVVAIERALSQVDAPYTIGVIRVYRDPNNRSIKFANIGTTAEIRQYRRLEDGSLNVVTRGQQRFRLRRRWIDVEGAPYGEIQIIEEDVPLRAPRAAFGDLAPFSNRKGHSFPRAMPSHASRGNSNGSMDVDNDSEANSDESFESALSLTEKGIHQSAIESYYGSDVSTSSDGEKSEFLSQGSQSKDSDSTDSLHSCPESLVDLGSSSISEMQSSKQKDPSSWRNTDSKQIRRVPRAFWPYWVYRMYDSYCLAQGVADMWKQIVGAPLMDGLVKKPDLLSFYIASKLPVSESTRQELLEIDGISYRLRREIELLQTVNLLRCKTCQTVFARRSDMLVMSSDGPLGAYVNPYGCVHEIMTLYKATGLALVGSAVKEYSWFPGYAWTVTNCATCETQMGWLFTATKKNLKPKLFWGIRSSQVSDDLH, encoded by the exons ATGGTCGACCACGAACGCCTTCTGGCGAGAGAGCGGCTACAGATCGAGCAGATTCGAGCACTCGATCTCGAGGAGCTGGAGGTCGAGGAGGTCGATGACGACTACAACGACGACTCTTCCGCCGAcgacgccgccgccgccgccac TGGCCGCGGCATGGCTGATGAATATACCTTCAATACTTGTTTGGCTTCATTGCATACGTATCTTGGCG AGGTTGAAGACACTCATCATAGGATGGCGTTTTTGGATGGCGGTGCGGTATTGAACCTCCCAATCTTCTATCTCGAAG GAGTTGTCCTGTTCCCAGACGCTACCCTTCCACTAAGAGTTATTCAACCCAATTTTGTAGTCGCTATTGAGAGAGCACTATCCCAAGTTGACGCTCCTTATACCATTGGTGTG aTTCGTGTTTACAGAGATCCCAACAATAGAAGCATAAAGTTTGCAAATATTGGGACAACTGCGGAG ATTCGCCAATATAGGAGATTAGAGGATGGCTCACTGAACGTGGTAACCCGTGGTCAACAGCGATTTCGTCTTAGACGCCGTTGGATTGATGTGGAAGGAGCG CCATACGGGGAAATCCAAATTATAGAAGAAGATGTACCATTGAGGGCTCCACGGGCTGCATTTGGAGATCTGGCACCATTTAGTAATCGAAAAGGCCATAGTTTCCCGCGTGCAATGCCTTCGCACGCTTCTCGTGGAAATTCAAATGGATCTATGGATGTGGACAATGACTCAGAGGCAAATTCAGATGAAAGCTTTGAGAGTGCACTTTCTTTGACAGAAAAGGGAATTCACCAATCTGCAATTGAATCCTATTATGGATCTGATGTGTCAACAAGCAGTGATGGTGAGAAGTCAGAATTCTTATCTCAAGGATCACAATCAAAAGACTCTGATTCCACAGATTCATTGCATTCGTGCCCTGAGAGTTtggttgatttggggagcagttCCATATCGGAGATGCAATCATCCAAACAGAAAGATCCAAGTAGTTGGAGAAATACAGACTCTAAACAGATACGTAGAGTTCCAAGAGCATTCTGGCCCTATTGGGTATATCGCATGTATGACTCCTATTGTCTTGCTCAAGGAGTGGCAG ATATGTGGAAACAGATAGTTGGGGCACCATTAATGGATGGTCTGGTGAAGAAGCCTGATCTTTTGTCATTTTACATCGCTAGTAAACTTCCTGTTTCTGAATCTACAAGGCAGGAGCTTTTGGAGATTGATGGTATTTCATATAGGTTACGTCGGGAAATTGAGTTGCTTCAGACTGTTAATCTTCTCCGGTGTAAAACTTGTCAG ACTGTTTTTGCAAGGCGGAGTGATATGCTAGTGATGTCAAGTGATGGTCCTCTTGGTGCTTATGTAAACCCCTATGGTTGTGTACACGAGATAATGACTCTCTACAAAGCAACTGGCTTGGCACTCGTAGGTTCAGCAGTGAAAGAATACAGCTGGTTTCCTGG GTATGCATGGACAGTAACAAACTGTGCCACCTGTGAAACTCAAATGGGTTGGCTCTTCACAGCCACAAAAAAGAATTTGAAGCCTAAATTGTTTTGGGGGATTCGGAGTTCCCAAGTTTCTGATGACTTGCACTAA
- the LOC133741283 gene encoding NADP-dependent malic enzyme, with protein sequence MGSMVKEMESKAGFGGGVQDVYGEDCASEDQVLTPWTASVASGHTLLREPRYNKGLAFTERERDAHYLRGLLPPAVLTQELQEKKMMHNLRKYEVPLQRYMAMMDLQERNEGLFYKLLIDNVEELLPVVYTPTVGEACQKYGSIFRRPQGLYVSLKDKGKILEVLKNWPERRIQVIVVTDGERILGLGDLGCQGMGIPVGKLSLYTALGGVPPSACLPITIDVGTNNEKLLNDEFYTGLKHKRATGQEYAELLEEFMTAVKRNYGEKILVQFEDFANHNAFELLSKYSSSHLVFNDDIQGTASVVLAGLIASLKLIGGTLADHTFLFLGAGEAGTGIAELIALEISKKTKAPVEETRKKIWLVDSKGLIVQSRVESLQHFKKPWAHEHEPIRELVDAVKAIKPTVLIGTSGVGKQFTQEVVEAMASFNEKPLILALSNPTSQSECTAEEAYTWTKGQAIFASGSPFDPVEYEDKLLVPGQANNAYIFPGFGLGLIISGAIRVHDEMLLAASEALATQVTQENYDKGLIYPPFTNIRKISANIAAKVAATVYDLGLASNLPRPKDLVKYAESRMYSPLYRNYL encoded by the exons ATGGGGAGTATGGTGAAGGAGATGGAGAGCAAGGCTGGTTTTGGTGGGGGTGTTCAGGACGTGTACGGTGAGGATTGTGCCTCGGAGGATCAGGTTCTCACCCCCTGGACTGCTTCTGTTGCAAG TGGACATACTTTGTTGCGGGAACCACGCTACAACAAAGGACTTGCCTTCactgagagggagagagatgctCATTACTTGCGTGGGCTTCTGCCTCCAGCCGTCCTGACCCAAGAGCTTCAG GAAAAGAAGATGATGCACAATCTTCGAAAATATGAGGTTCCATTGCAAAGATATATGGCCATGATGGATCTTCAG GAGAGAAATGAAGGGCTGTTTTATAAACTTTTGATTGATAATGTTGAGGAGCTGCTCCCTGTCGTGTACACCCCTACAGTTGGTGAGGCTTGCCAAAAATATGGTAGCATTTTCAGGCGTCCTCAGGGTCTTTATGTCAGTTTAAAAGACAA GGGAAAAATCCTTGAAGTATTAAAAAACTGGCCAGAAAGGAGAATTCAAGTTATTGTTGTGACTGATGGTGAGCGTATTTTGGGGCTTGGAGATCTTGGCTGTCAG GGAATGGGAATTCCAGTTGGAAAGCTTTCTTTGTATACAGCATTGGGAGGAGTTCCTCCTTCAGCA TGCTTGCCTATAACCATTGATGTTGGCACAAACAATGAGAAGTTGCTGAATGATGAGTTTTACACTGGGCTTAAGCACAAGAGGGCAACTGGACAG GAATATGCAGAGCTTCTTGAGGAATTCATGACTGCAGTCAAGAGGAATTATGGGGAGAAAATTCTAGTTCAG TTTGAAGATTTTGCAAACCACAATGCATTTGAACTGCTGTCTAAATACAGTTCAAGTCACCTTGTGTTTAATGATGATATACAG GGAACAGCATCTGTGGTGTTAGCAGGGCTTATAGCATCCTTGAAATTAATTGGGGGAACTTTAGCTGATCATACTTTCTTATTTTTGGGTGCCGGAGAG GCTGGAACTGGTATAGCGGAGCTTATTGCTCTTGAGATATCAAAAAAG ACCAAAGCTCCAGTTGAAGAAACCCGTAAGAAGATTTGGCTTGTGGATTCAAAG GGATTGATTGTTCAATCTCGTGTAGAATCACTTCAACATTTTAAGAAGCCTTGGGCTCATGAGCATGAACCCATAAGGGAACTTGTCGATGCTGTGAAG GCAATCAAACCAACAGTGTTGATAGGAACATCTGGTGTAGGAAAGCAATTTACACAGGAAGTGGTCGAGGCCATGGCATCTTTTAATGAG AAACCTCTTATCCTCGCTCTTTCCAACCCAACATCACAATCTGAGTGTACTGCTGAAGAAGCTTACACATGGACCAAG GGTCAAGCAATCTTTGCTAGTGGAAGCCCATTTGACCCGGTTGAATATGAGGACAAACTCCTAGTGCCTGGCCAG GCCAACAATGCTTACATATTTCCTGGTTTCGGTTTGGGATTGATCATCTCTGGTGCCATTCGTGTACACGATGAAATGCTTTTGGCAGCCT CTGAAGCTTTGGCTACCCAAGTCACCCAAGAAAACTACGACAAAGGATTGATTTACCCACCATTTACCAACATCAGAAAGATATCAGCAAACATCGCTGCTAAGGTCGCTGCTACGGTTTATGACCTTG GTCTGGCTTCTAATCTGCCTCGACCAAAAGATCTTGTTAAGTATGCAGAGAGCAGAATGTACAGCCCACTCTACAGAAACTATCTTTGA
- the LOC133738851 gene encoding uncharacterized protein LOC133738851 produces the protein MEKKQSKPMELLNEMVSEPYHLLHFLAFFSYFVIRTCAAQVLSPQITSRLFLREIQAALALGLFAAIKVVREENWEAFISDTLFFAKIFLLALTLIMDYHLTLWYTVIFAGIYIFTQQPAFKKLGTSSKITPLQLESLLTEGSTSRLWLVEFRAAYSPSCIRSSRCFPELSITYSNKSFSFGIVNLGLFPNAAEFFGISLSGSMGQLPAYILFSHGSEVARYPDLDVESKGSHSPITKRFLSQYFKLDLHLLEYINGK, from the exons atgGAGAAGAAGCAAAGCAAACCAATGGAGTTGTTAAACGagatggtatcagagccctacCATCTCCTCCATTTCTTGGCCTTCTTCTCTTACTTTGTAATTCGCACTTGCGCTGCCCAAGTCCTCTCTCCCCAAATCACCTCCCGTCTCTTTCTCCGAGAAATCCAAGCCGCTTTGGCCTTGGGTCTCTTCGCTGCCATCAAG GTTGTGAGGGAAGAAAACTGGGAGGCTTTTATTTCAGATACTCTCTTCTTTGCAAAG atttttcttCTTGCCCTTACTTTGATAATGGATTACCACTTGACTCTCTGGTACACAGTGATATTTGCAG GGATATATATTTTCACACAACAGCCGGCCTTTAAAAAATTAG GTACTTCCAGTAAAATAACACCATTGCAGCTGGAAAGCTTGCTGACCGAAGGGAGCACATCGAGACTTTGGCTG GTTGAATTTCGTGCTGCATATTCACCTTCTTGCATACGCTCAAGTCGGTGCTTTCCTGAGCTTTCAATCAC ATATTCAAACAAAAGCTTTTCTTTTGGAATAGTTAACCTTGGCCTCTTCCCAAATGCTGCAGAGTTTTTTGGAATATCACTCTCTG GAAGCATGGGTCAACTTCCTGCGTATATATTATTCTCGCATGGATCTGAAGTTGCTCGCTATCCGGACTTAGATGTTGAATCAAAAGGTTCTCATTCCCCCATAACTAAG AGATTTCTTTCGCAGTACTTCAAACTTGACCTGCACCTTCTTGAGTATATAAATGGTAAATAG